Proteins encoded in a region of the Leifsonia sp. PS1209 genome:
- a CDS encoding nucleoside/nucleotide kinase family protein, giving the protein MPENEGMSEAGAARAEELLLAAQGERVLLGIAGSPGSGKTTLARAIVERVNERAGGRPLAAHLPMDGFHLANTTLDALGRHDRKGAIDTFDAWGFVATLHRVAAEQTHTVYVPAFERAVDEPVAASIAIEPETRLVVVEGNYLLADAEPWSRIPSLLAESWFVSTPEDVRLARLIDRHTRHGRTPEAAEAWAREVDGANAAIIEPSRMRATRLVDGSQPEALRLDE; this is encoded by the coding sequence ATGCCCGAGAATGAGGGGATGAGCGAAGCCGGGGCAGCACGGGCGGAGGAGCTGCTGCTGGCAGCGCAGGGCGAGCGTGTGCTGCTCGGGATCGCCGGCAGCCCCGGCTCAGGCAAGACGACGCTGGCCCGCGCCATCGTCGAGCGGGTGAACGAGCGCGCGGGCGGCCGCCCGCTCGCCGCGCACCTCCCGATGGACGGCTTCCACCTGGCCAACACGACACTGGATGCGCTGGGCCGCCACGACCGCAAGGGCGCGATCGACACGTTCGACGCCTGGGGTTTCGTCGCCACCCTCCACCGGGTCGCCGCCGAGCAGACGCACACCGTCTACGTGCCGGCGTTCGAGCGCGCCGTGGACGAGCCGGTCGCCGCCTCCATCGCCATCGAGCCGGAGACGCGGCTGGTGGTTGTGGAGGGCAACTACCTGCTGGCCGACGCCGAGCCGTGGTCGCGCATCCCGAGCCTGCTGGCGGAGAGCTGGTTCGTGTCGACGCCGGAGGACGTGCGGCTCGCGAGACTGATCGACCGGCACACCCGCCACGGCCGCACCCCGGAGGCGGCGGAGGCGTGGGCCCGCGAGGTCGACGGCGCCAACGCCGCCATCATCGAGCCCAGCCGGATGCGCGCGACCCGCCTCGTGGACGGCTCCCAGCCGGAAGCGCTTAGGCTCGATGAATGA
- a CDS encoding nucleotidyltransferase domain-containing protein, giving the protein MLHHDQAIERYLARETARPDTVAVILTGSVARGTERVDSDVDLYLVVTEERWADADAADLLMYTEDDDIGYDGGYFDIKLATLTYLDDAADRGDDPVRDSFAASRVVFSRVDDLDARIARIHPSSLPEAEWDAKVASFLAQARLYGGYFLQQAAASGDQLLLRHASVHLVTSAARALLAANRVAFPGPKYLTKLVAGLDSKPDGFDALLTAVLADPTPATADALLASLEAFTGDLLPPAHTLSRFARDNELAWRYRTAPPEYS; this is encoded by the coding sequence TTGCTGCACCATGACCAGGCCATCGAACGCTACCTCGCCCGCGAGACGGCACGGCCGGACACCGTCGCCGTCATCCTCACCGGCTCCGTCGCCCGCGGCACGGAGCGCGTCGACTCGGACGTCGACCTCTACCTCGTCGTGACCGAGGAGCGCTGGGCGGACGCCGACGCCGCCGACCTCCTGATGTACACCGAGGACGACGACATCGGCTACGACGGCGGCTACTTCGACATCAAGCTCGCCACCCTGACCTACCTCGACGATGCCGCCGACCGCGGCGACGACCCGGTGCGCGACTCCTTCGCCGCATCCCGGGTCGTCTTCAGCCGCGTCGACGACCTGGATGCACGCATCGCCCGCATCCACCCGTCGTCCCTTCCTGAGGCCGAATGGGACGCCAAGGTGGCGTCGTTCCTCGCGCAGGCCAGGCTGTACGGAGGGTATTTCCTGCAGCAGGCGGCCGCGAGCGGCGATCAGCTGCTGCTGCGGCACGCGTCCGTGCACCTCGTCACCTCGGCCGCGCGGGCGCTGCTCGCGGCCAACCGCGTCGCGTTCCCCGGCCCCAAATACCTGACGAAGCTCGTCGCCGGGCTGGACAGCAAGCCCGACGGTTTCGACGCCCTGCTCACGGCCGTACTCGCCGATCCGACCCCCGCCACCGCCGACGCGCTCCTCGCCTCGCTGGAAGCCTTCACCGGAGACCTGCTCCCGCCCGCGCACACGCTCTCCCGTTTCGCCCGGGACAACGAGCTCGCCTGGCGCTACCGCACCGCTCCGCCCGAGTACTCCTGA
- a CDS encoding substrate-binding domain-containing protein, giving the protein MASASVKDVAALARVSIGTVSNVLNRPEIVSPETVERVTLAMEKLSYVRNEAARQLRVGHSNALGLITLSGSNPFFTELTTAAEDGAALAGYSVIAGNSDEKKERESGYLTLFEELRVRGVLISPVGNVAPRLRRMRDRGIPSVLVDRVSKDVSISSVSVDDIAGGALAAQHLIDTGRRRIAFVGGPLEIRQVSDRLQGARQAVAAHPGVTIEAITLPALTVQEGRRAGDAIVDRSPAERPDAVFAANDLLAIGLLQALFMQGKIAIPDEIALVGYDDILFASASVVPLTSIRQPSRLIGETAVDILLEEADDPDLEPRQILYQPELVVRASSSD; this is encoded by the coding sequence ATGGCATCGGCGAGCGTGAAGGATGTGGCCGCACTGGCCCGCGTCTCCATCGGCACCGTCTCGAACGTGCTGAACCGCCCGGAGATCGTCTCCCCGGAGACGGTGGAGCGGGTCACCCTGGCGATGGAGAAGTTGTCGTACGTGCGCAACGAGGCGGCCAGGCAGCTCCGCGTGGGCCACAGCAACGCGCTCGGCCTGATCACCCTGAGCGGCAGCAACCCGTTCTTCACCGAGCTGACCACCGCCGCAGAAGACGGCGCAGCCCTGGCCGGATACTCGGTCATCGCGGGCAACAGCGACGAGAAGAAGGAACGCGAGTCCGGCTACCTCACCCTGTTCGAGGAGCTGCGCGTCCGCGGCGTGCTCATCTCCCCGGTGGGCAACGTGGCGCCCAGGCTGCGCCGGATGCGCGACCGCGGCATCCCGTCGGTGCTCGTCGACCGGGTGAGCAAGGACGTGTCGATCAGCTCGGTCTCGGTGGACGACATCGCCGGCGGAGCGCTGGCCGCCCAGCACCTGATCGACACGGGCAGGCGACGGATCGCGTTCGTCGGGGGCCCGCTCGAGATCCGGCAGGTGAGCGACCGTCTGCAGGGCGCCCGGCAGGCCGTCGCCGCGCATCCGGGTGTCACCATCGAGGCGATCACGCTCCCCGCGCTGACCGTGCAGGAGGGCCGCCGGGCGGGCGACGCCATCGTGGACCGCTCCCCCGCCGAGCGCCCGGACGCCGTCTTCGCCGCGAACGACCTCCTCGCGATCGGGCTGCTGCAGGCCCTGTTCATGCAGGGCAAGATCGCCATCCCGGATGAGATCGCGCTGGTCGGCTACGACGACATCCTGTTCGCGAGCGCATCGGTGGTCCCGCTCACCTCGATCCGTCAGCCCAGCCGCCTCATCGGAGAGACCGCCGTCGACATCCTGCTCGAAGAGGCGGACGACCCCGACCTCGAACCCCGTCAGATCCTGTACCAGCCGGAGCTGGTCGTCCGGGCGAGCAGCTCGGACTGA